From a single Nymphaea colorata isolate Beijing-Zhang1983 chromosome 4, ASM883128v2, whole genome shotgun sequence genomic region:
- the LOC116253456 gene encoding uncharacterized protein LOC116253456, which translates to MASVPDAKKLMLKHQSLKQDFDDLLRETQALKARLQEARNKRLRLIAEVRFLRRRHKLLTRDSSHANTKERTVQPQKSEAPIGTDNGRKNHKEEDVATMRNRSLLDLNQASDPNMEYNGGVQVVWEPLRLEKKAKMVAIEGGDALANDLRLSICRGVGNGIGNNDGGKERMGKRKISWQDQVALKVSGLARRKEIRVPVQPFEWKRMVFEASSSSHVC; encoded by the exons atggcttcTGTACCTGATGCGAAGAAATTGATGTTGAAGCACCAAAGCTTGAAGCAGGATTTCGACGACTTGCTTCGT GAAACGCAGGCTTTGAAGGCAAGGTTACAAGAAGCCAGAAATAAGAGACTAAGACTCATAGCAGAAGTTAG GTTTTTGCGACGAAGGCACAAGCTCCTGACCCGCGATTCATCACATGCGAACACAAAAGAAAGGACCGTCCAACCTCAGAAATCAGAAGCTCCAATTGGAACCGACAATGGGAGAAAGAATCACAAAGAAGAGGATGTTGCTACTATGCGGAATCGCTCTCTTTTAGACTTGAATCAGGCTTCTGATCCT AATATGGAATACAATGGAGGAGTTCAGGTTGTCTGGGAGCCTTTGAGATTGGAAAAGAAGGCGAAGATGGTAGCCATCGAAGGTGGTGATGCcttggcgaacgatttgaggttATCCATCTGTAGGGGAGTTGGTAATGGAATAGGTAATAACGATGGAGGTAAAGAAAGAATGGGCAAAAGGAAAATCTCATGGCAAGATCAGGTAGCTCTGAAG GTGTCTGGTCTTGCCAGGCGGAAGGAGATCCGAGTTCCGGTTCAACCTTTTGAATGGAAACGAATGGTTTTTGAAGCCTCGTCGTCCTCCCATGTTTGCTGA